A genomic segment from Amphiura filiformis chromosome 10, Afil_fr2py, whole genome shotgun sequence encodes:
- the LOC140161762 gene encoding uncharacterized protein produces the protein MPFYAEVWKYVDDLTFAENSTSDSNSHIQEDLNKFSDWAATNGLNLNAKKCQALEVNFSKTKPHHADLSIGSDKLDYVDKAKILGICIQSDLKWQSQVDIMIKKANTRLFMLRSLKRFGFDQDELTVVYKSYVRPVLEYADVVWHSGLTCKQASDLERIQRRAIRTILGYKYISYSKSIQQCNIKKLEDRRVEHCRTFANGLRDSLRTSHLLPPTRISVHGRSLRNAQDHTQLRANTKRFKQSPIPFYVTLLNMH, from the coding sequence atgcccttttatgCAGAAGTCTGGAAGTATGTTGATGATCTCACATTTGCTGAAAACTCTACTAGTGATAGCAATAGTCATATCCAGGAAGATCTGAATAAGTTCTCAGACTGGGCAGCAACTAATGGCCTAAATCTTAATGCCAAGAAATGCCAGGCACTTGAGGTTAATTTCAGTAAAACCAAACCACATCATGCAGACTTGAGCATTGGCTCTGACAAGCTTGATTATGTTGACAAAGCCAAAATCCTGGGTATCTGTATTCAAAGTGACCTGAAATGGCAATCTCAGGTTGATATTATGATCAAGAAAGCAAACACTCGTCTTTTCATGCTTAGATCCCTGAAAAGATTTGGCTTTGACCAGGATGAACTTACGGTCGTTTACAAAAGCTATGTCAGACCAGTGCTCGAGTATGCTGATGTGGTTTGGCATTCGGGGCTCACATGTAAACAAGCTAGTGATCTTGAGCGCATACAAAGAAGGGCGATTAGAACCATACTTGGTTATAAATACATCTCATATTCAAAGTCAATACAACAGTGCAATATTAAAAAGCTAGAAGACAGAAGGGTTGAGCATTGCCGAACTTTTGCCAATGGACTGAGAGACAGTCTAAGAACCAGTCACTTATTACCACCCACCAGAATCTCGGTCCATGGCAGAAGTTTGCGCAATGCTCAAGATCATACACAACTCAGGGCCAACACGAAACGCTTCAAACAGAGCCCCATCCCCTTTTATGTCACACTTTTAAACATGCATTAA